A portion of the Juglans microcarpa x Juglans regia isolate MS1-56 chromosome 1D, Jm3101_v1.0, whole genome shotgun sequence genome contains these proteins:
- the LOC121256572 gene encoding acidic endochitinase-like, whose translation MARKLQTPLALFCLLMVALFTGSKAGVISVYWGQNGNEGSLADTCASGNYGIVNIAFLVTFGNGQTPQMNLAGHCDPSTNGCTGLSNDIRACQNQGIKVMLSLGGGAGSYSLSSAEDARSVANYLWNNFLGGQSNSRPLGDAVLDGIDFDIEGGTTQNWDELARALSAFSQQKKVYLTAAPQCPFPDAWLKGALDTGLFDYVWVQFYNNPPCQYSGNADNLKSYWNQWNTIQAGQIFLGLPAAPEAAGSGYIPPDVLNSDVLPSIKSSSKYGGVMLWSRNYDNGYSAAIKNNV comes from the exons ATGGCTCGAAAGTTGCAGACCCCATTAGCCTTGTTCTGCCTTTTAATGGTTGCCCTCTTCACAGGCTCAAAGGCAGGCGTGATCTCTGTGTACTGGGGCCAGAATGGAAATGAGGGCAGCTTGGCTGATACTTGCGCCTCTGGGAATTATGGTATAGTGAACATAGCTTTCCTGGTAACATTTGGCAACGGCCAGACCCCACAGATGAACCTTGCCGGCCATTGTGACCCAAGCACAAATGGGTGCACCGGCTTGAGCAACGACATCAGAGCTTGCCAAAACCAGGGCATCAAGGTGATGCTCTCTCTAGGAGGCGGTGCTGGTAGCTATTCCCTCTCCTCCGCTGAAGATGCCAG GAGTGTTGCAAACTACTTGTGGAACAACTTTCTTGGGGGTCAATCCAACTCCCGTCCATTGGGTGATGCAGTTCTGGATGGCATTGACTTCGATATCGAGGGAGGCACAACCCAAAACTGGGACGAGCTTGCAAGGGCACTATCTGCATTTAGCCAACAGAAAAAGGTTTATTTAACAGCAGCACCACAGTGTCCATTTCCAGACGCTTGGCTAAAAGGAGCACTAGACACTGGCCTGTTTGACTATGTCTGGGTTCAATTCTATAACAACCCACCCTGTCAATACTCAGGGAATGCAGACAACTTGAAGAGCTATTGGAATCAGTGGAACACTATTCAAGCTGGGCAAATATTTCTGGGATTGCCTGCTGCTCCAGAGGCAGCTGGGAGTGGCTACATCCCTCCCGATGTGCTTAATAGTGATGTTTTGCCTTCTATCAAGAGTTCTTCAAAATATGGAGGGGTTATGCTTTGGTCTAGAAATTATGATAACGGCTATAGCGCAGCTATTAAAAACAATGTTTGA